GTCCAGGCGCTCGTCCAGCTCGTCAGCGGTGAGCCGGCCGTCCCCGGCGGCAACCTGAAGGATCTCCACGACCTGGTCCCGATCCCGGTCGGATGCCCGTAGCTCGGGCCTTGTGCCATGTCCTGAAGAGTCGTCGGCCGACTGCAGTTCACCCGTCATACATGCATTTTGGCCGAGGGGCCGGGGCCGTGCAACGGCCTTGATCGCGAGTGCGCACCTGGCCGACGGGTCGAGGCTGTGCGCACACGGAACGGCAGGCCGGATGAAGCGGTCGGGCTGCGCTCAGCGGACCGGCCTGTGCGCCGGATCCTGGGAGCCGGCCGCGGCACGCAGCAGGTCGCGCAGTTCCAGGGCGGCCGGGAGCGGGGTGGTGGGCAGTGCGACGTGTACGGTCCGGCGCAGAGCGGGGTCCGTGAGGCGGCACAGGGCCAGTGTGCCGGGGACCGCCCGTGCGGCCAGCGAGGGGACCAGGGCCACCCCCAGCCCCGCGGCGACGTAGCCGAACTTTCCGGTCCATTCCGCGATGCGGATGACCTTCCTGGGGGTGAAGCCCGCTCGGGCGCAGGCGTCCGCGAGCATCGTCGGGCGGTCACCGTACGCGCTCTGGAGCCAGGCCTCGTCCCGCAGTTCGCGAAGGCCGAACGTACCGGCTTCCGCCAGCCTGTGGCCCCGGGGGAGTACGACGCACAACTCGTCCTCGCACAGCACCGTCGTGGTGACACCGTCGGCCTGCGGCAATCCGGACGGGTAGTCGCTGACGACGGCCAGGTCGAGGGCGCCGTCCATGAGCCGCCGCATGAGGATGTCGGTCGGACCCTCGGATGCCGCGACCTCGACACCCGGCCGGGTGTCGAGGAGCGAACGAAGGGCTCCGGGTACCAGGGAGATGTTGGCGGTGGCGAACGCACCGACGTGCAGCAGCCCGCCCTGACCGGCGTGGAGAACGGCCAGTTCGCGTTCAGCCGTCGCCAGCCGGTCCAGCACGTCGGTCGCGTGCCGGTGCAGCGCGCGACCGGCGGGATTGAGTCGTACGCCCCGGGGCAGCCGGTCGAACAGCGGGCCGCCCGCCTGCAGTTCCAGCGCCGCGATCCGCCGGGACACGGCGGACTGCGTGTAGTTGAGCCGAATCGCCGCCTGTGTGAACGAACCGCACTTCGCCACGGCCACGAGCAGCCGTAGCGCCTCGTTCTCGAACATCCGCTCACCACCTCCCGGCTATCGACTGCCTCGCCCGTCATTCTCGCCCCTCGCATTCCTCGGACGCATGGCTTCCATGCAATCCCGTCGCTGGTGGAATGCCATGCCCCGCCCTAACGTCGTTCGCACGGCGGTGTTGCAGCACTGATACGCGTTCCGCCCCTTCATCCACGGTCCAAGTAGCCCTAGGGAGAAGTGTGTTGTTACAACGGCAAGCGATGACGAGGTGTACCCGGTGACGGGGGAGAGGGAGGGCGTCCTCTCCCTGCCGACGATGCTGGCCGACGTGGAGGAACTCGTGCGGTGCGAGTCCTTCTCGTCCGACCTGGTGGCGGTGGCGCGCAGCGCGCGGGTGGTCGGCGCCCTCGGGGCGAGGCTGCTGGGTGTCGCGCCGGAACGGATCGTGACCGGGGGCGTGAGCCACCTGCGATGGACCTTCGGCACCCCGAAGGTCCTGCTGGTCGGGCATCACGACACGGTGTGGCCCATGGGCTCGATCCGGAGCCGTCCCTGGTCGGTGGCGGCCGGCAGAGCGCGGGGGCCCGGGGTTCTGGACATGAAAGCGGGTCTGGTGCAGATGTTCCACGCGCTGGCATCCCTCCCCTCACCGGAGGGGGTGTGTGTGATCGTCAACGGGGACGAGGAGGTCGGCTCCACGACCTCCCGGCAGCTGATCGAGCAATCCGCCGCCGGGTGCGCGGCCGCGTTCGTGCTGGAGGCGGCAGCCGACGAGAGGGGCGCGCTCAAGACCGCCCGCAAGGGCACGTCGCGCTACGAGATCGTGGTGCACGGCAAGGCCGCGCACGCGGGCCAGGAACCCGAGAGGGGAATCAACGCCACCGTAGAGGCCGCTCACCAGGTACTGTCCGTCGCCGGCCTGGGAGTCTCTGCCGCCACGGCCGCGGACGGTGGCCCCCTGGGCCCGGCAACCATCACGCCCACGCTCCTGTCGGCGGGAAGCGCACGCAACACCGTTCCCGCACAGGCGCGGCTGACGGTCGACGTACGGGCGCCCAGCGCGGCGACGCAGGAGGCGATCGACGTGCTGGTACGAGGGCTGACACCCCGGATCCCCGGTGCGCGACTGGAAGTGCGGGGCGGTGGACAGCGGCCGCCCATGGGCCCGGAGTCCTCCGCCGTGCTGTTCGCCCTGGCGTCGAGGATCGC
This genomic interval from Streptomyces sp. NBC_00464 contains the following:
- a CDS encoding LysR family transcriptional regulator, which produces MFENEALRLLVAVAKCGSFTQAAIRLNYTQSAVSRRIAALELQAGGPLFDRLPRGVRLNPAGRALHRHATDVLDRLATAERELAVLHAGQGGLLHVGAFATANISLVPGALRSLLDTRPGVEVAASEGPTDILMRRLMDGALDLAVVSDYPSGLPQADGVTTTVLCEDELCVVLPRGHRLAEAGTFGLRELRDEAWLQSAYGDRPTMLADACARAGFTPRKVIRIAEWTGKFGYVAAGLGVALVPSLAARAVPGTLALCRLTDPALRRTVHVALPTTPLPAALELRDLLRAAAGSQDPAHRPVR
- a CDS encoding M20/M25/M40 family metallo-hydrolase produces the protein MLADVEELVRCESFSSDLVAVARSARVVGALGARLLGVAPERIVTGGVSHLRWTFGTPKVLLVGHHDTVWPMGSIRSRPWSVAAGRARGPGVLDMKAGLVQMFHALASLPSPEGVCVIVNGDEEVGSTTSRQLIEQSAAGCAAAFVLEAAADERGALKTARKGTSRYEIVVHGKAAHAGQEPERGINATVEAAHQVLSVAGLGVSAATAADGGPLGPATITPTLLSAGSARNTVPAQARLTVDVRAPSAATQEAIDVLVRGLTPRIPGARLEVRGGGQRPPMGPESSAVLFALASRIAVEQGQEPLRGASVGGASDANYTAALGCPTLDGLGAVGAGAHADSEYVDVTRMVPRAQLLAELVARTRR